Proteins encoded together in one Myxococcus stipitatus window:
- a CDS encoding DUF3467 domain-containing protein: MADTPKPPDMQLQIQIDEDVANGQYVNMALVNHTDTEFTLDFIYVQPQQLRAKVRSRVITSPKHMKRLMMAMQDNLNRYEAKYGPIVLREDDAGVH, from the coding sequence ATGGCGGACACTCCGAAGCCCCCGGACATGCAGTTGCAGATTCAAATCGACGAGGACGTGGCCAACGGTCAGTACGTCAACATGGCCCTCGTGAACCACACCGACACGGAGTTCACCCTGGACTTCATCTACGTCCAGCCGCAGCAGCTCCGCGCCAAGGTCCGCTCGCGCGTCATCACCAGCCCCAAGCACATGAAGCGGTTGATGATGGCGATGCAGGACAACCTCAACCGCTACGAGGCCAAGTACGGCCCCATCGTCCTGCGCGAGGACGATGCGGGCGTGCATTGA
- a CDS encoding alpha/beta hydrolase yields MEPDKTAPFELGQGDDTCLLLHGFTGSPWDVRPLGEALAARGMHVVAPRLPGHGTTPQALLRVTWRDWWDAARAALDEVGGGHRRVAVAGLSMGALLALKLAAEHPEAVRALVLVAPALRFRGARMRLIRQLSRTPVLEWAHPWVQKTGTDISDPRALAEAPLLPAFPVARLRDLCELQDLATRQVGRVRCPTLVAVAEQDHVVDPEGGHWLARHLTASPSVRCVSLRRGFHIIPRDVDGPLLASEVGDFLARWRYFGEWEPQPAHT; encoded by the coding sequence GTGGAACCGGACAAGACCGCCCCCTTCGAACTGGGCCAGGGTGACGATACCTGTCTGCTACTCCACGGCTTCACGGGCAGTCCCTGGGATGTGCGACCTCTGGGAGAGGCCCTGGCGGCCCGGGGAATGCACGTGGTGGCGCCCCGGCTGCCGGGCCACGGCACCACCCCGCAGGCGCTGCTGCGCGTCACGTGGCGGGATTGGTGGGACGCGGCCCGGGCGGCGCTCGACGAGGTGGGAGGGGGACACCGGCGCGTCGCGGTGGCGGGGCTGTCCATGGGGGCGCTGCTCGCCCTGAAGCTGGCGGCGGAGCACCCGGAGGCGGTGCGCGCGCTGGTGCTGGTGGCGCCGGCCCTGCGCTTCCGGGGCGCGCGCATGCGGCTCATCCGCCAGCTGTCGCGCACGCCGGTGCTGGAGTGGGCCCACCCCTGGGTCCAGAAGACGGGCACGGACATCTCCGACCCACGCGCCCTGGCCGAGGCGCCGCTGCTGCCCGCCTTCCCGGTGGCGCGCCTGCGCGACCTCTGCGAGCTGCAGGACCTGGCCACCCGACAGGTGGGCCGGGTGCGCTGCCCCACCCTGGTCGCGGTGGCCGAGCAGGACCACGTGGTGGACCCGGAGGGAGGCCACTGGCTGGCGCGGCACCTGACGGCGTCGCCCTCCGTGCGCTGCGTTTCGCTGCGGCGGGGCTTCCACATCATCCCCCGGGACGTGGACGGGCCGCTGCTCGCCTCGGAGGTGGGGGACTTCCTGGCGCGGTGGCGATACTTTGGGGAATGGGAGCCACAACCCGCGCACACGTGA
- a CDS encoding lipocalin-like domain-containing protein, with translation MSHGRGLAIGVATALGALAVAAWLVTRETEPPPSRQGGTLTVASALGGGDGGTEGFARAFEPRAFTFPEDHGPHPAFRTEWWYWTGNLETADGRAFGYQFTLFRSALAPEVPLRESAWGTRDVYLGHFTVTDVSAGRFHVAERFSRAALGLAGATTRPFHVWLEGWEARSEGEAMWPVRLRATTDEASLELTLEAGKPPVLEGDRGLSQKSAEPGNASYYYSMTRMPSRGTVRVEGRTYAVTGESWMDREWSTSALGPDQVGWDWFSLQLSDGSELMYYQLRDRSGTPDPFSSGTWVPPASAADSAPVHLSRDEVALTVEKTWKSPRGGEYPARWNLRVAKLGLALTVTPKVADQELPVSVRYWEGSVALEGSREGRPVAGRGYVELTGYADTAAPARNGTATTRGMPEAK, from the coding sequence ATGAGCCATGGACGCGGCCTCGCCATCGGAGTCGCCACGGCGCTGGGGGCGCTCGCGGTGGCCGCCTGGCTCGTCACGCGCGAGACGGAGCCGCCGCCGTCGAGGCAGGGTGGGACGCTCACGGTGGCCTCGGCGCTCGGAGGTGGCGACGGTGGCACGGAGGGCTTCGCGCGCGCCTTCGAGCCCCGCGCCTTCACGTTCCCCGAGGACCATGGCCCCCACCCCGCGTTCCGCACCGAGTGGTGGTACTGGACGGGGAACCTCGAGACGGCGGACGGGCGCGCCTTCGGCTATCAGTTCACGCTGTTCCGCAGCGCCCTGGCGCCCGAGGTCCCCCTGCGGGAGTCCGCCTGGGGCACGCGCGACGTGTACCTGGGGCACTTCACCGTGACGGACGTCTCGGCGGGGCGCTTCCACGTGGCGGAGCGGTTCAGCCGCGCGGCGCTGGGACTCGCGGGCGCGACGACCCGGCCCTTCCACGTGTGGCTGGAGGGATGGGAGGCGCGGAGCGAGGGCGAGGCCATGTGGCCCGTGCGCCTGCGCGCGACGACGGACGAGGCGTCGCTGGAGCTGACGCTGGAGGCGGGCAAGCCGCCCGTGCTCGAGGGAGACCGGGGCCTGAGCCAGAAGAGCGCGGAGCCGGGGAACGCGTCGTACTACTACTCGATGACGCGGATGCCCTCCCGCGGAACGGTGCGGGTGGAGGGACGGACGTACGCGGTGACGGGCGAGAGCTGGATGGACCGCGAGTGGAGCACCAGCGCGCTCGGCCCGGACCAGGTGGGCTGGGATTGGTTCTCGCTCCAGCTCTCCGACGGCAGCGAGCTCATGTACTACCAGCTCCGCGACCGGAGCGGCACGCCGGACCCGTTCAGCTCCGGGACGTGGGTGCCGCCCGCGAGCGCGGCGGACAGCGCGCCGGTGCACCTGTCCCGGGACGAGGTCGCGCTCACCGTCGAGAAGACGTGGAAGAGCCCGCGCGGCGGGGAGTATCCGGCGCGGTGGAACCTCCGCGTGGCGAAGCTGGGGTTGGCGCTGACGGTGACACCGAAGGTGGCGGACCAGGAGCTGCCGGTGAGCGTGCGCTACTGGGAGGGCAGCGTGGCCCTGGAGGGCAGCCGTGAGGGCAGGCCCGTGGCGGGCCGGGGGTACGTGGAGCTGACGGGCTACGCGGACACGGCGGCCCCCGCGCGCAACGGGACGGCGACGACGCGCGGCATGCCCGAGGCGAAGTAG
- a CDS encoding FtsX-like permease family protein: MMRLLVRSSLRHLGRHPWLTALSLLGIALGVAVVVSIDLASGSALRAFERSTDAVAGRATHQLVGGTSGLPEHVYRDLRLRPDAPVSAPVVEGYVQAAVGDLRTLTVLGVDPFAEGPFRDYARDEAVGDVGSLLTRPGTVLLSARAAKALGVFAGDELPVRVEGRQVRLRVAALITPADEDTARALEALVLTDVSTAQEVLGKEGRLTRVDLRLPGGEAEAKRLEATLPVGVELVRASARAGTVEQMTRAFRTNLTALSLLALVVGMFLIYNTMTFSVVQRRGLLGRLRAVGITRGELFALVLGEALVLGVIGTVAGLLLGILLGRGLVGLVTQTLNDLYFVVSVRRLALEPLTLAKGLTLGLGATVLAALVPAWEAARSAPVTTLRRSTLEEGTRSRAPRLALLGLGVLAGGTGLLAWSTQALPPAYAGLFAVLLGAALLVPWLTERLSALAARPLGGTFGLLGRMAARGVRTSLSRTAVALAALMVAVATTVGVGLMVSSFRGTVVAWLETSLLADVFISPPSLVARRGDATLAPGLEERIRATPGVAGSSTIRVVKARVDDIPTDLLAVDFSRTGARPYRFKEGDADAVWRELATSPDALIVSEPFAFHRRVGVGDTVRLTTDRGPHDFRVAGVYFDYGSDVGTMLMERSTYERWYEDRGVSGVALYAAPGQDVDALVAAVRERVGDTQALMVRPNRSLRQASLDVFDRTFTITQVLRLLAIGVAFVGVLSALMSLQMERARELAVMRAMGLTPGQLWGLVSLQTGLLGLLAGVFSLPLGVTLAYILVHVINRRSFGWTLRLVVTPETLLQALLLALVASALAGLYPAWRMARANPALALREE, encoded by the coding sequence CTGATGCGCCTGCTCGTGCGCTCGAGCCTGCGTCATCTGGGGCGCCATCCGTGGCTGACGGCGCTGTCGCTGCTGGGCATCGCGCTGGGCGTGGCGGTGGTGGTGTCCATCGACCTGGCGAGCGGCAGCGCGCTGCGCGCCTTCGAGCGCTCCACGGACGCGGTCGCCGGGCGCGCCACGCATCAGCTGGTGGGCGGCACGTCCGGGCTGCCGGAGCATGTCTACCGGGACCTGCGCCTGCGGCCGGACGCGCCCGTGTCCGCGCCGGTGGTGGAGGGCTACGTCCAGGCGGCGGTGGGCGACCTGCGCACGCTCACCGTGCTGGGCGTGGACCCGTTCGCGGAAGGCCCCTTCCGGGACTACGCGCGGGACGAGGCCGTGGGCGACGTGGGCTCGCTGCTCACCCGGCCGGGCACGGTGCTGTTGAGCGCGCGCGCCGCGAAGGCGCTGGGCGTCTTTGCCGGCGACGAACTCCCCGTGCGCGTGGAGGGGCGGCAGGTCCGCCTGCGCGTGGCGGCGCTCATCACTCCCGCGGACGAGGACACCGCGCGGGCGCTCGAGGCGCTGGTGCTGACGGACGTGTCCACCGCGCAGGAGGTGCTGGGCAAGGAGGGGCGGCTCACGCGCGTGGACCTGCGGCTGCCCGGGGGCGAGGCGGAGGCGAAGCGGCTGGAGGCGACGCTGCCGGTGGGCGTGGAGCTGGTGCGCGCGTCGGCGCGAGCGGGCACCGTGGAGCAGATGACGCGGGCCTTCCGCACCAACCTCACCGCGCTGTCGCTGCTCGCGCTCGTGGTGGGGATGTTCCTCATCTACAACACGATGACCTTCTCCGTGGTGCAGCGGCGCGGGCTGCTCGGCCGGCTGCGCGCGGTGGGCATCACCCGGGGAGAGCTGTTCGCGCTGGTGCTGGGCGAGGCGCTGGTGCTCGGCGTCATCGGCACGGTGGCGGGGCTGCTGCTGGGCATCCTGTTGGGGCGCGGGCTGGTGGGGCTCGTCACCCAGACGCTCAATGATTTGTACTTCGTGGTGAGCGTGCGCCGGCTGGCGCTGGAGCCCCTCACCCTCGCCAAGGGCCTGACGCTGGGGCTGGGCGCGACGGTGCTGGCGGCGCTGGTGCCCGCGTGGGAGGCGGCCCGGTCGGCGCCCGTGACGACGCTGCGCCGCTCGACGCTGGAGGAGGGCACGCGCTCGCGCGCCCCGCGGCTGGCGCTGCTGGGGCTGGGCGTGCTGGCGGGGGGCACCGGCCTGCTGGCGTGGTCGACCCAGGCGCTGCCGCCGGCGTACGCGGGCCTCTTCGCGGTGCTGCTGGGCGCGGCGTTGCTGGTGCCGTGGCTGACGGAGCGGCTGTCCGCGCTCGCGGCGCGGCCCCTGGGAGGGACGTTCGGGCTGCTGGGGCGCATGGCCGCCCGGGGCGTGCGCACCAGCCTGAGCCGCACGGCGGTGGCGCTCGCGGCGCTGATGGTCGCGGTGGCCACCACGGTGGGCGTGGGGCTCATGGTGTCCAGCTTCCGGGGCACGGTGGTGGCGTGGCTGGAGACCTCGCTCCTGGCGGATGTGTTCATCTCCCCGCCCTCGCTCGTGGCGCGGCGCGGGGACGCCACGCTGGCGCCGGGGCTGGAGGAGCGCATCCGCGCCACGCCCGGCGTCGCGGGCAGCAGCACCATCCGCGTGGTGAAGGCGCGGGTCGACGACATCCCCACGGACCTGCTGGCGGTCGACTTCTCCCGCACCGGCGCGCGACCCTATCGCTTCAAGGAGGGCGACGCGGACGCGGTGTGGCGCGAGCTGGCCACGTCCCCGGACGCGCTCATCGTCTCCGAGCCCTTCGCCTTCCACCGGCGCGTGGGCGTGGGCGACACCGTGCGGCTGACCACGGACCGGGGGCCGCACGACTTCCGGGTGGCGGGCGTGTACTTCGACTACGGCTCCGACGTCGGCACGATGCTGATGGAGCGCTCCACGTACGAGCGCTGGTACGAGGACCGGGGCGTCAGCGGCGTGGCGCTGTACGCCGCGCCCGGGCAGGACGTGGACGCGCTGGTGGCGGCGGTGCGCGAGCGCGTGGGCGACACGCAGGCGCTGATGGTGCGCCCCAACCGCTCGCTGCGACAGGCGTCGCTGGACGTGTTCGACCGCACCTTCACGATTACGCAGGTGCTCCGGCTGCTGGCCATCGGCGTGGCCTTCGTGGGCGTGCTCAGCGCGCTGATGTCGCTCCAGATGGAGCGCGCCCGCGAGCTCGCGGTGATGCGCGCCATGGGGCTGACGCCGGGCCAGCTGTGGGGGCTGGTGTCGCTCCAGACGGGGCTGCTCGGCTTGCTGGCCGGCGTGTTCTCCCTGCCGCTGGGCGTGACGCTCGCGTACATCCTGGTCCACGTCATCAACCGGCGTTCGTTCGGCTGGACGCTGCGGCTCGTGGTGACGCCGGAGACGCTGCTCCAGGCGCTCCTGCTCGCGCTGGTGGCGTCGGCGCTCGCCGGCCTGTATCCCGCGTGGAGGATGGCTCGCGCCAACCCCGCGCTCGCGCTGAGGGAGGAGTGA
- a CDS encoding ABC transporter ATP-binding protein codes for MSVSDSPPLVELRDVTKSYAEGDTSREVLSGVQLTLRRGEFVVLLGRSGSGKSTLLNLISGIDLPSRGEVLVRGRSLGGMSERERTLLRREHVGFIFQAFNLLPTLTVEENVRLPLELNGRGAAEAGERARALLERVGLRARADSFPDRLSGGEQQRVAVARALAHAPPLLLADEPTGNLDEATGRQVLDLLEDLTRQGDACALVVTHEPGLVARADRVLEMAAGKLVERESHQKGLR; via the coding sequence ATGTCCGTGTCCGACTCCCCGCCACTCGTCGAGCTGCGTGACGTCACCAAGTCCTACGCGGAGGGCGACACCTCGCGAGAGGTCCTCTCCGGCGTCCAGCTGACGCTGCGGCGGGGCGAGTTCGTGGTGCTGTTGGGGCGCAGCGGCTCCGGGAAGTCCACGCTGCTCAACCTCATCAGCGGCATCGACCTGCCGAGCAGGGGCGAGGTCCTCGTGCGAGGCAGAAGCCTGGGCGGGATGAGCGAGCGCGAGCGCACGCTCCTGCGCCGCGAGCACGTGGGCTTCATCTTCCAGGCGTTCAACCTGCTGCCCACGTTGACGGTGGAGGAGAACGTCCGGCTCCCCCTCGAGCTCAACGGGCGCGGCGCGGCGGAGGCGGGCGAGCGGGCGCGGGCGCTGCTGGAGCGGGTGGGGCTGCGCGCGCGGGCGGACAGCTTCCCGGACCGGCTCTCCGGAGGTGAGCAGCAGCGCGTCGCGGTGGCGCGGGCGCTGGCCCACGCGCCGCCGCTGCTCCTGGCGGACGAGCCCACCGGCAACCTGGACGAGGCCACGGGCCGGCAGGTGCTGGACCTGCTGGAGGACCTCACCCGCCAGGGCGACGCGTGCGCGCTCGTCGTCACGCACGAGCCGGGGCTGGTGGCCCGCGCGGACCGGGTGCTGGAGATGGCGGCGGGGAAGCTGGTGGAGCGCGAGTCGCACCAGAAAGGGCTCCGCTGA
- the hemF gene encoding oxygen-dependent coproporphyrinogen oxidase yields the protein MTKVDVESLKARMTAFIQSLQDDICAGLERLDGQARFREDAWQRPGGGGGRTRVLEDGAVLEKAGVNTSVVYGELEEQFARRLQGEGRSFWAGGLSLVLHPRNPHVPTVHANYRFIHQGGKAWFGGGADLTPYYLYEEDAAHFHRVHKAACDRHDPAFYPRFKEACDQYFFLRHREESRGVGGIFFENMGGDLERELAFVQDCGRAFLDAYLPIAERRKAVPYTDAQRLWQEVRRGRYVEFNLVYDRGTVFGLETRGRVESILMSLPPQTRWRYDFQPEPGSWEARLVDVLRTPRDWASLDAGAGKA from the coding sequence ATGACGAAGGTGGACGTGGAGAGCCTGAAGGCGCGCATGACGGCCTTCATCCAGTCGCTGCAGGACGACATCTGCGCGGGCCTCGAGCGGTTGGACGGGCAGGCGCGCTTCCGCGAGGACGCGTGGCAGCGGCCCGGCGGCGGCGGCGGGCGCACCCGGGTGCTGGAGGACGGCGCCGTGCTGGAGAAGGCCGGCGTCAACACCTCCGTCGTGTACGGCGAGCTGGAGGAGCAGTTCGCCCGCAGGCTCCAGGGCGAGGGCCGCTCCTTCTGGGCCGGCGGGCTGTCGCTGGTGCTCCATCCACGCAACCCCCACGTGCCCACCGTGCACGCCAACTACCGCTTCATCCACCAGGGCGGGAAGGCGTGGTTCGGCGGCGGGGCGGACCTGACGCCGTACTACCTCTACGAAGAGGACGCCGCGCACTTCCACCGCGTGCACAAGGCCGCGTGCGACCGGCACGACCCGGCGTTCTACCCGCGCTTCAAGGAGGCGTGCGACCAGTACTTCTTCCTGCGCCACCGCGAGGAGTCGCGCGGGGTGGGCGGCATCTTCTTCGAGAACATGGGCGGTGACCTGGAGCGCGAGCTGGCCTTCGTCCAGGACTGCGGGCGCGCCTTCCTGGACGCGTACCTGCCCATCGCCGAGCGGCGCAAGGCCGTGCCCTACACGGACGCGCAGCGGCTGTGGCAGGAGGTGCGGCGCGGGCGCTATGTGGAGTTCAACCTCGTCTACGACCGGGGCACCGTCTTCGGCCTGGAGACGCGCGGGCGCGTGGAGTCCATCCTCATGTCCCTGCCGCCCCAGACGCGCTGGCGCTACGACTTCCAGCCGGAGCCGGGCTCCTGGGAGGCGCGGCTGGTGGACGTGCTGCGCACCCCCCGCGACTGGGCGTCGCTCGACGCGGGAGCCGGCAAGGCATGA
- a CDS encoding anti-sigma factor family protein has translation MAGNPACERFVPMLSPYVDGELTPAERVNVERHLSACRDCTGRAADLRAESGLLRVGLDMAVDDVDFKDFALKVMARVTPEKPPLLERLRLSLSEMFLYQRTAMVSSFATAAVLALVAVPLLMRDRAPVGYAGERMTVKAIQPYQDARVAPVVMETDNGGTIIWLVDDEVQNGASSSEEDEELQEDVGGLRKGGRQPGPKPKTDVERPSGGPL, from the coding sequence ATGGCCGGAAATCCCGCATGTGAGCGTTTCGTCCCCATGCTCTCTCCGTACGTCGACGGAGAGCTGACCCCCGCGGAGCGGGTCAACGTGGAGCGCCATCTCTCCGCGTGCCGCGACTGCACGGGGCGCGCGGCGGACCTGCGCGCGGAGTCGGGCCTGCTCCGGGTCGGCCTGGACATGGCGGTGGACGACGTCGACTTCAAGGACTTCGCCCTGAAGGTGATGGCGCGGGTGACGCCGGAGAAGCCGCCCCTGTTGGAGCGGCTGAGGCTGTCCTTGTCGGAGATGTTCCTCTACCAGCGCACGGCCATGGTCTCCTCGTTCGCCACGGCGGCGGTGCTGGCGCTGGTGGCGGTGCCCCTGTTGATGCGGGACAGGGCCCCGGTGGGGTACGCCGGCGAGCGGATGACGGTGAAGGCCATCCAACCCTACCAGGACGCCCGGGTGGCGCCGGTGGTGATGGAGACCGACAATGGTGGCACCATCATCTGGCTGGTGGATGACGAGGTGCAGAACGGCGCGTCGTCCTCCGAGGAGGACGAGGAGCTGCAAGAGGATGTGGGTGGTCTTCGCAAGGGAGGCCGGCAGCCCGGCCCCAAGCCGAAGACGGACGTCGAGAGGCCTTCGGGAGGTCCCCTGTGA
- a CDS encoding RNA polymerase sigma factor, whose product MATDDLTLVKRVRSGDQRAFKLLVERYQRKVYAVALGMLKDKEEAMDVSQEAFVKVYKYLDHFKGDSSFYTWLYRITVNICIDVLRKRGGGGEAVEFDETQAMDLSEARIGALGSRLGTNPQKSALRRELAEKIQEALGTVPEKHRAILLLREIEGMSYEDLARTLDIPKGTVMSRLFHARAKVQKILSEYLELDEAKSGVGNE is encoded by the coding sequence TTGGCCACCGACGACCTCACACTCGTCAAGCGCGTCCGCAGCGGCGACCAACGCGCCTTCAAGCTCCTCGTCGAGCGCTACCAGCGCAAGGTGTACGCCGTCGCGCTCGGAATGCTCAAGGACAAGGAGGAAGCGATGGACGTCTCCCAGGAGGCGTTCGTCAAGGTCTACAAGTACCTGGACCACTTCAAGGGCGACTCGTCCTTCTACACCTGGCTCTACCGCATCACCGTGAACATCTGCATCGACGTGCTGCGCAAGCGCGGCGGCGGCGGTGAAGCGGTGGAGTTCGACGAAACCCAGGCCATGGACCTGTCCGAGGCGCGCATCGGCGCGCTGGGCAGCCGCCTGGGCACCAACCCCCAGAAGAGCGCGCTGCGGCGGGAGCTGGCGGAGAAAATCCAGGAGGCCCTGGGCACCGTCCCGGAGAAGCACCGCGCCATCCTCCTGCTGCGGGAAATCGAGGGCATGTCCTACGAGGACCTCGCCCGGACCCTGGACATCCCCAAGGGCACCGTGATGAGCCGCCTCTTCCATGCCCGGGCCAAGGTCCAGAAAATCCTCAGTGAATACCTGGAGTTGGACGAAGCGAAGAGTGGGGTGGGGAACGAATGA
- a CDS encoding phospholipase D-like domain-containing protein encodes MRRIIIPGRNCWTVEETADAGVLVDGRAYYRELYRAAKKARRYIVMTGWQFDSDVSLLRGEDLDEARGGEARLLPMLDELCRANPELHVYVLAWDFSLLLAMEREWMQHLLFNWTTNERVRFRFDASSPLYGAHHQKLVVIDGVVAFSGGMDVCDCRWDDRAHVARSPLRCDSGREPHGPYHDVQAVLTGPVVDRLTELFEARWAHSGGGELRLPRVSRDDVGFSASVPAPPGPVALSRTFGKTLLPPQEAVQEVRSLYLDAIDAADRFIYIENQYFSSRAIFQALVRRFRAAGRPRLQVVLVLPREPEALREQLAMGVAQVRLLRTLEHVARRTGHVFRVYCSAARDEQTGVDVHTYIHSKVMVVDDGFLTLGSANTTNRSLGLDSELNLSWEARAPDDAVARAIRRVRVSLMAELAGLGGVVEVAPLARADARWVEFLDAVAEAGLHRLRPHPLETVFDQSPLLKSLEPEELIIDPEDSVLDESLFEALRSGEDGLFASGIRLLSRWLVGAAEERPHRAILPAGSDDEGGRFH; translated from the coding sequence GTGAGGCGCATCATCATTCCCGGGCGCAACTGCTGGACGGTGGAGGAGACGGCGGACGCGGGCGTGCTGGTGGACGGGCGCGCCTACTACCGGGAGCTGTACCGGGCCGCGAAGAAGGCCCGGCGCTACATCGTGATGACGGGCTGGCAGTTCGACAGCGACGTGTCGCTGCTGCGCGGTGAGGACCTCGACGAGGCGCGCGGGGGCGAGGCGCGGCTGTTGCCCATGCTGGACGAGCTGTGCCGGGCCAACCCGGAGCTGCACGTCTACGTCCTGGCGTGGGACTTCAGCCTGCTGCTCGCGATGGAGCGCGAGTGGATGCAGCACCTGCTCTTCAACTGGACGACGAACGAGCGGGTGCGCTTCCGCTTCGACGCCTCCAGTCCGCTGTATGGCGCGCACCACCAGAAGCTGGTCGTCATCGACGGCGTGGTGGCGTTCAGCGGCGGCATGGATGTCTGCGATTGCCGGTGGGACGACCGGGCGCACGTGGCGCGCTCGCCGCTGCGCTGCGACAGCGGGCGCGAACCCCACGGCCCCTACCACGACGTGCAGGCGGTGCTCACGGGGCCGGTGGTGGACCGGCTGACGGAGCTGTTCGAGGCGCGGTGGGCGCACTCGGGGGGCGGCGAGCTGAGGCTGCCCCGCGTGTCCCGCGACGACGTGGGCTTCAGCGCGAGCGTCCCCGCGCCGCCGGGGCCTGTGGCGCTCAGCCGCACCTTCGGAAAGACGCTGCTGCCGCCGCAGGAGGCGGTGCAGGAGGTGCGCTCGCTCTACCTGGACGCCATCGACGCGGCCGACCGCTTCATCTACATCGAGAACCAGTACTTCTCCTCGCGCGCCATCTTCCAGGCGCTGGTGCGGCGCTTCCGCGCGGCGGGGCGTCCCCGCCTCCAGGTGGTGCTGGTGCTGCCGCGCGAGCCGGAGGCGCTGCGGGAGCAGCTCGCCATGGGCGTGGCCCAGGTGCGGCTGTTGCGCACGCTCGAGCACGTGGCGCGGCGGACGGGGCATGTCTTCCGCGTCTACTGCTCGGCGGCGCGCGACGAGCAGACGGGGGTGGATGTCCACACCTATATCCACTCGAAGGTGATGGTGGTGGACGATGGCTTCCTCACGCTGGGCTCGGCCAACACCACCAACCGCAGCCTGGGGTTGGACTCGGAGCTGAACCTGAGCTGGGAGGCGCGGGCGCCGGACGACGCGGTGGCGCGCGCCATCCGCCGCGTGCGGGTGTCGCTGATGGCGGAGCTCGCGGGGCTCGGCGGGGTGGTGGAGGTGGCGCCGCTGGCGCGGGCGGATGCGCGCTGGGTGGAGTTCCTGGACGCCGTCGCGGAGGCTGGGCTGCACCGGCTGCGTCCCCACCCGCTGGAGACGGTGTTCGACCAGAGCCCGCTGCTCAAGTCCCTGGAGCCCGAGGAGCTCATCATCGACCCGGAGGACTCCGTGCTGGACGAGTCGCTCTTCGAGGCGCTGCGCAGCGGGGAGGACGGGCTGTTCGCGTCGGGCATCCGCCTGTTGTCGCGC
- a CDS encoding chaperonin, translated as MAKAQRRGQGIQRKARQVKVTTRRAVTGAGRRARQVQMTLGDLIAAAFDTVGGEVKKVKQVVSSRDMTLATGRRIVFVG; from the coding sequence ATGGCGAAGGCTCAGCGGCGTGGACAGGGCATCCAGCGGAAGGCTCGGCAGGTGAAGGTGACGACGAGGCGCGCGGTGACGGGCGCGGGGCGGCGCGCGCGCCAGGTGCAGATGACGCTGGGCGACCTCATCGCGGCGGCGTTCGACACGGTGGGCGGTGAGGTGAAGAAGGTGAAGCAGGTGGTGTCGTCGCGCGACATGACGCTGGCGACGGGCCGGCGCATCGTCTTCGTGGGCTGA
- a CDS encoding Immediate early protein ICP0 → MSTSIRIPPRVTLPGAEGGPRAPGEAGPRSPDLEGVVDFPPVVTLQDDFGGEVPTLPPGKPTLGGQERTPVRAVKELVPPGLEKVADQETLGKRFGSDAALLAALLKPSQSSSSERAERLWTFFAAYAESAAALPQRKEGQAAFRDALKGQGFAELRDARTGQDGVTRGLWVLSSRSPDEARERAASVRLEPPPEVRHSEAAARSGQAAEPPAPGTQRPLEALRGGPAPLGLAPRDVEEDADLRDSEGRRSRTNRRLGPRMFWNVLHQFRSDPEDGAVAQGQWDRVAFGALLFLAGIALVVLALVSL, encoded by the coding sequence ATGTCCACCTCCATCCGCATTCCGCCGCGCGTCACGCTTCCCGGTGCGGAAGGGGGCCCGCGCGCCCCCGGCGAGGCCGGCCCGCGCTCGCCCGACCTGGAGGGCGTCGTGGACTTCCCTCCCGTCGTCACCCTCCAGGACGACTTCGGCGGGGAGGTGCCCACGCTGCCTCCCGGGAAGCCCACGCTGGGCGGCCAGGAGCGCACCCCGGTGCGCGCCGTGAAGGAGCTGGTGCCACCGGGCCTGGAGAAGGTCGCGGACCAGGAGACCCTGGGCAAGCGCTTCGGCTCGGACGCGGCGCTGCTGGCCGCCCTGCTCAAGCCCTCGCAGTCCTCCAGCAGCGAGCGCGCGGAGCGGCTGTGGACCTTCTTCGCCGCCTACGCCGAGTCCGCCGCCGCCCTGCCCCAGCGGAAGGAGGGCCAGGCCGCCTTCCGCGACGCCCTCAAGGGCCAGGGCTTCGCCGAGCTGCGCGACGCGCGCACCGGCCAGGACGGCGTGACGCGGGGCCTGTGGGTGCTGTCGTCCCGCTCCCCCGACGAGGCCCGCGAGCGCGCCGCCAGCGTCCGCCTCGAGCCCCCGCCGGAGGTGCGCCACTCGGAGGCGGCCGCCCGGAGCGGGCAGGCGGCCGAGCCCCCGGCCCCTGGCACCCAACGCCCCCTGGAGGCGCTCCGAGGCGGCCCCGCGCCGCTCGGCCTGGCCCCCCGGGACGTGGAGGAGGACGCGGACCTCCGGGATTCGGAGGGCCGCCGCTCGCGGACGAACCGCCGCCTGGGGCCGAGGATGTTCTGGAACGTGCTGCACCAGTTCCGCTCGGACCCGGAGGACGGCGCGGTGGCCCAGGGGCAGTGGGACCGGGTCGCCTTCGGGGCGTTGCTCTTCCTGGCGGGCATCGCGCTGGTGGTGCTGGCGCTCGTGAGCCTCTAG